From the genome of Actinacidiphila yeochonensis CN732, one region includes:
- a CDS encoding DUF4365 domain-containing protein, producing the protein MPKVPDSRRIGRMAVNEVRALLERHGHIVQETDGSNDYGEDLHVTFVEEGQRTENAVLMQVKGGVSVRTRRGHRVRVGDHAENWRDGSLPVLCVVHDPERGGLFWANATRQLRRAQALRKSLRSIVVAADSVLDDARLEAFVQTMRRRLSREREGVCRWADMADVEFAPDDIVKPFENEVFEPMVFWQRRGDPYSVLLHHDLDWEPIRIKEEMLRFQPLPSVGHIILDDAEAHWLLGCFKSTGWWRRPTERPL; encoded by the coding sequence ATGCCGAAGGTGCCTGACAGCCGGCGTATCGGGCGCATGGCGGTGAACGAGGTGCGTGCGCTGTTGGAGCGCCACGGCCATATTGTGCAAGAGACCGACGGCAGCAACGATTACGGCGAGGACCTGCACGTCACCTTCGTCGAGGAGGGGCAACGCACAGAAAACGCCGTTCTCATGCAGGTGAAGGGCGGGGTCTCAGTACGGACCAGAAGGGGGCATCGCGTCAGAGTTGGCGATCACGCGGAGAACTGGCGCGATGGCAGTCTTCCGGTCCTCTGTGTGGTCCACGACCCGGAGCGCGGTGGCCTTTTCTGGGCAAACGCGACTCGTCAACTGCGGCGTGCTCAGGCGCTGCGCAAGTCACTGAGGTCGATCGTTGTCGCCGCCGATTCTGTGTTGGACGATGCCCGATTGGAAGCATTCGTGCAGACCATGCGACGGCGCCTGTCCCGGGAGCGCGAAGGGGTCTGCCGATGGGCGGATATGGCTGACGTTGAATTCGCTCCGGACGACATCGTTAAGCCCTTCGAGAACGAGGTCTTCGAACCAATGGTCTTCTGGCAGCGCCGCGGTGACCCGTACTCGGTGTTGCTCCACCACGACTTGGATTGGGAACCCATACGAATCAAGGAAGAGATGCTTCGTTTCCAGCCGCTTCCGTCGGTCGGCCACATCATCCTGGATGACGCGGAAGCACACTGGTTGCTGGGCTGCTTTAAGTCTACCGGGTGGTGGCGTCGGCCGACCGAACGACCATTGTGA
- a CDS encoding phosphotransferase-like protein, whose amino-acid sequence MPACIVINGPSSAGKSTLARYLQDVARCPLLRFGVDELYRMVPSAWSGGEQDARHREAGFRYVDHGFSADGYALRGISNGADALMMLRAMNAAVVAMLEEGVSVVVDGQAFEPAITHDLQRRLDAAAGRGEASVTYVQLGARSDVLSDRNARHAHPSRIGVHQAALPVQNARVDLVLDTSDLSTSEVQDRVVALLASRSPIFGSAL is encoded by the coding sequence ATGCCCGCGTGCATCGTCATCAACGGCCCATCCTCCGCAGGCAAGTCGACGCTCGCTCGGTACTTGCAGGACGTCGCCCGGTGTCCCCTTCTCCGGTTCGGTGTGGACGAGCTCTACCGGATGGTGCCATCGGCCTGGTCCGGTGGTGAACAAGACGCACGGCATCGCGAGGCCGGGTTCCGGTATGTCGACCACGGCTTTTCTGCGGACGGATACGCTCTGCGCGGGATCTCCAACGGGGCCGACGCGCTGATGATGCTGCGCGCGATGAACGCAGCGGTCGTCGCGATGCTTGAGGAAGGTGTCAGCGTGGTCGTGGACGGCCAGGCCTTCGAGCCGGCCATTACCCACGACCTGCAGCGCCGGCTCGACGCAGCCGCCGGACGAGGCGAGGCGAGCGTGACCTACGTACAACTCGGGGCCCGCAGCGATGTTCTGTCCGACCGGAACGCACGGCACGCCCACCCCTCCCGCATCGGGGTCCACCAAGCCGCCCTGCCGGTACAGAACGCGCGGGTCGACCTGGTGCTCGACACCTCCGATCTCTCCACGTCAGAGGTCCAGGACCGTGTCGTCGCTCTCCTTGCGAGCCGTTCGCCCATCTTCGGAAGCGCACTTTGA
- a CDS encoding helix-turn-helix domain-containing protein: MTAKSPLGDFLHTRRSQLRPEDVGVATYGERRRVPGLRREELALLAGVSASYYTRLEQGESLSASAEVLDALAGALLMDESERRYLHDVAAAGRQRIRGQRPAPERVSEPTRQLLDVMGDVPALVLGRRSDVLAWNRLGHALFAGHLDPGSPDRPGERPNMARLVFLDSHVRELYADWPDKARAVVGSLRLVAGRNPEDTALHALVGELSAKSGEFAAMWADHRIKACGVATYQMRHPLVGSLTVTQQTLSNGPGPAVVVATTAPDSSSRAALALLTQAVARSGASAEPLRTRSRVNQG; the protein is encoded by the coding sequence ATGACCGCGAAATCGCCCCTCGGGGACTTCCTGCACACACGGCGCTCCCAACTGCGTCCGGAGGATGTCGGGGTGGCCACCTACGGGGAGCGCCGGCGGGTGCCGGGGCTTCGCCGCGAGGAGCTCGCGCTGCTGGCGGGGGTGAGCGCCTCGTACTACACGCGGCTGGAGCAGGGGGAGTCGCTGAGCGCGTCCGCTGAGGTACTGGACGCGCTCGCCGGGGCGCTGCTGATGGACGAGTCCGAGCGGCGGTACCTGCACGACGTGGCCGCCGCGGGCAGGCAGCGCATCCGAGGCCAGCGGCCCGCGCCGGAGCGGGTGTCGGAGCCGACCCGCCAGTTGCTGGACGTGATGGGGGATGTTCCGGCGCTCGTTCTGGGCCGTCGCAGCGATGTGCTGGCGTGGAACCGGCTGGGTCACGCGTTGTTCGCCGGGCACCTGGACCCGGGCTCCCCGGACCGGCCCGGGGAGCGTCCCAACATGGCCAGGCTGGTGTTCCTCGACTCCCACGTGCGTGAGTTGTACGCGGACTGGCCGGACAAGGCCAGGGCGGTGGTCGGGAGTCTGCGCCTGGTGGCCGGCCGGAATCCGGAGGACACGGCACTGCACGCGCTGGTGGGCGAGTTGTCCGCGAAGAGCGGGGAGTTCGCGGCCATGTGGGCCGACCACCGGATCAAGGCGTGCGGCGTCGCCACCTACCAGATGCGTCATCCGCTGGTCGGTTCACTGACCGTCACGCAGCAGACCCTGAGCAACGGTCCGGGCCCAGCCGTCGTGGTCGCCACCACGGCACCGGACTCGTCCTCGCGGGCTGCGCTGGCCCTGCTCACCCAGGCCGTCGCGCGGTCCGGTGCTTCCGCCGAGCCGCTACGGACACGCTCCCGCGTCAACCAGGGCTGA
- a CDS encoding SMP-30/gluconolactonase/LRE family protein, protein MSKKLFRSAVTAGILVAAAASALLPTTASAVSAPLTRARIAEHFDLDKGQKPENIAMAPNGDAYVTFASGRQVARISPTGAVRILATLPMPADGGVHTPVMGFPLTVGIVRADDGTLYFLYATGTADLTGVWRLRPGGRPQRIAALPANGLPNGLALDQRSGTLYVTDSALGTVWRVPAAGGTPTAWSTAPELASTGFLGANGVKVHNGAVWATNLDRGTVLRIPVLPDGRAGAVRTEATGLTGIDDFAFTGHGDQMLAALNGPSEVALVQPDGSHSIVLTSADGLQNPTSVALRGDTVYVLSAAYVTGQDPNLLLAHLDR, encoded by the coding sequence ATGTCCAAGAAGCTTTTCCGGTCCGCCGTGACGGCGGGCATCCTGGTCGCGGCCGCCGCTTCGGCGCTCCTTCCCACCACGGCCTCGGCCGTCTCGGCGCCCCTGACCCGAGCGCGGATCGCCGAGCACTTCGATCTGGACAAGGGGCAGAAGCCGGAGAACATCGCCATGGCGCCGAACGGCGACGCGTACGTCACCTTCGCCTCGGGCCGACAGGTCGCCAGGATCTCCCCCACGGGCGCCGTCCGTATCCTCGCCACCCTGCCGATGCCCGCCGACGGCGGTGTCCACACCCCGGTCATGGGCTTCCCGCTGACCGTCGGGATCGTACGGGCCGACGACGGCACGCTGTACTTCCTGTACGCCACCGGCACCGCCGACCTCACCGGCGTGTGGCGGCTGCGCCCCGGCGGCCGTCCGCAGCGGATCGCCGCGCTGCCCGCGAACGGCCTGCCCAACGGTCTCGCCCTGGACCAGCGTTCCGGCACCCTCTATGTCACCGACTCCGCACTCGGCACCGTCTGGCGCGTCCCGGCCGCCGGCGGCACCCCCACCGCTTGGTCCACCGCCCCCGAACTGGCCTCCACCGGCTTCCTCGGCGCCAACGGCGTGAAGGTCCACAACGGTGCCGTCTGGGCCACCAACCTCGACAGGGGCACCGTTCTGCGCATCCCCGTCCTCCCCGACGGGCGCGCCGGCGCGGTCCGGACCGAGGCCACCGGCCTGACCGGGATCGACGACTTCGCCTTCACCGGCCACGGCGACCAGATGCTGGCCGCGCTCAACGGCCCGAGCGAGGTCGCGCTCGTCCAGCCCGACGGCAGCCACTCCATCGTCCTGACCTCGGCCGACGGCCTGCAGAACCCCACGTCCGTCGCCCTGCGCGGCGACACCGTCTACGTCCTGAGCGCCGCCTACGTCACCGGCCAGGACCCGAACCTGCTCCTCGCCCACCTCGACAGGTAA
- a CDS encoding metallophosphoesterase has protein sequence MAAAEAEGGGESATEAEGGTGAEDGGVPPRRSLRRLLGGSVFFLVLALLFFLPWWTLFASGAGWPLPVFVAGTAVFACGLVSFPLLMAAGHGQRRNDRAARVADSTLGVVWVLFTWSVLGGLAHLVLIGLGVGGGDRARTVAAAVAAVSAVLLAWGHHEAMRVPRVKRLDVRMPRLGGGLDGTRVVILADTHYGPIDRAGWSARVAEAVNALDADVVVHAGDIADGTPVQRREQSAPLGSIGSRLAKVYVTGNHEYFGEAQGWLDRMAELGWEPLHNRHVVVERGGDSLVLAGVDDVTAESSGLAGHRANLVGALAGADPDQPVLLVAHQPKYVGQAASAGIDLQVSGHTHGGQIWPFNFLVRIDQPVVHGLSRHGERTQLYTSRGTGFWGPPFRVFAPSEITLITLRSGGE, from the coding sequence GTGGCGGCAGCCGAGGCCGAGGGCGGGGGCGAAAGCGCGACGGAGGCCGAGGGCGGTACCGGGGCCGAGGACGGAGGTGTGCCGCCTCGGCGGTCACTGCGCCGGCTGCTGGGCGGGAGTGTGTTCTTCCTCGTCCTGGCGCTGCTGTTCTTCCTGCCCTGGTGGACGCTGTTCGCCTCCGGGGCAGGCTGGCCGCTGCCGGTCTTCGTGGCCGGCACGGCCGTCTTCGCCTGCGGGCTGGTCTCCTTCCCCCTCCTGATGGCCGCGGGCCACGGACAGCGGCGGAACGACCGGGCCGCCCGTGTCGCGGACAGCACCCTCGGGGTCGTCTGGGTGCTCTTCACCTGGTCGGTGCTGGGCGGCCTGGCGCACCTCGTGCTGATCGGGCTCGGCGTCGGCGGGGGCGACCGGGCCAGGACCGTCGCCGCGGCCGTCGCCGCGGTCTCCGCCGTACTGCTGGCCTGGGGCCACCACGAAGCCATGCGCGTGCCCCGGGTGAAGCGGCTGGACGTCCGGATGCCGCGGCTCGGCGGCGGGCTGGACGGGACCCGTGTCGTCATCCTGGCCGACACCCACTACGGGCCGATCGACCGGGCCGGCTGGTCGGCGCGGGTCGCCGAGGCGGTCAACGCGCTCGACGCGGATGTCGTGGTCCACGCCGGCGACATCGCCGACGGCACCCCCGTCCAGCGCCGCGAGCAGTCCGCGCCGCTCGGGTCGATCGGGTCCCGGCTGGCGAAGGTCTACGTCACGGGGAACCACGAGTACTTCGGGGAGGCCCAGGGCTGGCTGGACCGGATGGCGGAGCTGGGCTGGGAACCGCTGCACAACCGCCATGTCGTGGTGGAGCGCGGCGGTGACTCCCTCGTCCTCGCGGGTGTGGACGACGTGACCGCGGAGTCCTCCGGCCTGGCCGGGCACCGCGCGAACCTGGTCGGCGCGCTCGCCGGAGCGGACCCGGACCAGCCGGTGCTGCTCGTGGCGCACCAGCCCAAGTACGTCGGGCAGGCCGCGTCCGCCGGCATCGACCTGCAGGTCTCCGGGCACACCCACGGCGGGCAGATCTGGCCGTTCAACTTCCTCGTCCGGATCGACCAGCCGGTGGTGCACGGCCTGAGCCGGCACGGTGAGCGGACGCAGCTCTACACCAGCCGGGGCACCGGCTTCTGGGGGCCGCCCTTCCGGGTCTTCGCTCCGAGCGAGATCACACTGATCACCCTGCGGTCGGGCGGCGAGTAG
- a CDS encoding choice-of-anchor P family protein: protein MAAGLLGVTVLAAGSLAGIGPAEANAPGHPGTPSAPAAVFTEDFESGQGAAVTSLPDYTGAAPSAETYTADPAWLTSCNGLLVSEQAPDTPPAGFSCAGYWAPNKQMAAALGTWAGGDASTNHALTAYTAGNPGAGRTELQTVRPIPLSADHRFLTFSVDAAAQNCFTNHPLLDFYLLDGDTARAASSSPIDPCQHPGQVIGGTSVGTYASDGSVLFTGDSAGIRLVNEQASGNGNDGAIDNVRLLDATPQLDQGFAPAELPVGAPTTLTFTITNTSELAAKDGWSFTARLPAGLRLDGGSAATSCGSGTATADAADGSVTVHGDLAAGQQDCTATVRLTSVNGGTYQVCGSAISDPVGLDLPGCTSVTFTAPVFDARSHGVRLSAPLLGVGPLPVSAHSCTPLPGYDSHSVLSAGLGTVGGLGALATDASGTVGDDGTRTAAAHARITGVNLLGGLITADLLGTSAQARQPLTGTGPGAITLTGATAVTNLRVAGVAVSADAAPNTTIALPLVGSLVVNQQTPVAGGKGVTVTALSLTLLTGVRVTIAQSTAALLTASDACPAS from the coding sequence GTGGCCGCGGGGCTGCTGGGCGTCACCGTGCTCGCCGCCGGATCGCTGGCCGGGATCGGGCCGGCCGAGGCGAACGCGCCCGGCCATCCCGGCACGCCGAGCGCGCCGGCGGCGGTGTTCACCGAGGACTTCGAGAGCGGCCAGGGCGCGGCGGTGACCTCGCTCCCCGACTACACCGGTGCCGCGCCGTCGGCCGAGACCTACACGGCCGACCCGGCGTGGCTGACCTCCTGCAACGGCCTGCTCGTCTCCGAGCAGGCCCCCGACACTCCGCCGGCCGGCTTCAGCTGCGCCGGCTACTGGGCCCCGAACAAGCAGATGGCCGCCGCGCTGGGCACCTGGGCGGGCGGCGACGCGTCCACCAACCACGCGCTCACCGCCTACACCGCGGGCAATCCGGGCGCCGGGCGGACCGAGTTGCAGACCGTACGGCCGATCCCGCTGAGCGCGGACCACCGCTTCCTCACCTTCTCGGTGGACGCGGCGGCCCAGAACTGCTTCACCAACCACCCCTTGCTGGACTTCTACCTGCTCGACGGCGACACCGCGCGGGCCGCGTCCAGTTCCCCCATCGACCCGTGCCAGCACCCCGGCCAGGTCATCGGCGGCACCTCGGTGGGCACCTACGCGAGCGACGGCTCGGTGCTGTTCACCGGCGACTCGGCCGGCATCCGGCTCGTCAACGAGCAGGCCAGCGGCAACGGCAACGACGGCGCCATCGACAACGTGCGGCTGCTGGACGCCACTCCGCAGCTCGACCAGGGCTTCGCACCGGCCGAACTGCCGGTGGGCGCGCCCACCACGCTGACCTTCACGATCACCAACACCAGCGAGTTGGCCGCCAAGGACGGCTGGTCCTTCACCGCGCGGCTGCCCGCCGGCCTGCGGCTCGACGGCGGCAGCGCAGCCACCAGCTGCGGCTCCGGCACGGCCACCGCGGACGCCGCGGACGGCTCGGTGACCGTGCACGGCGACCTGGCCGCCGGGCAGCAGGACTGCACCGCCACCGTCAGGCTCACCTCCGTCAACGGCGGCACGTACCAGGTGTGCGGCTCGGCGATCTCCGACCCGGTCGGCCTCGACCTGCCCGGCTGTACCTCGGTGACCTTCACCGCGCCCGTCTTCGACGCACGCTCCCACGGCGTACGGCTCTCCGCGCCGCTGCTCGGCGTCGGCCCGCTGCCCGTGTCCGCCCACTCCTGCACGCCGCTGCCGGGGTACGACAGCCACTCCGTGCTCAGCGCCGGGCTCGGCACCGTCGGCGGCCTCGGCGCGCTGGCCACGGACGCCTCCGGCACGGTCGGTGACGACGGAACCCGTACCGCCGCGGCCCACGCCCGGATCACCGGGGTCAACCTGCTCGGCGGCCTGATCACCGCCGACCTCCTCGGCACCTCCGCCCAGGCGCGGCAGCCGCTCACCGGCACCGGACCGGGCGCGATCACCCTGACCGGCGCGACCGCGGTGACCAACCTCCGCGTCGCCGGGGTGGCCGTCTCCGCAGACGCCGCGCCGAACACCACCATCGCGCTGCCGCTGGTCGGCTCGCTGGTCGTCAACCAGCAGACCCCGGTGGCCGGAGGCAAGGGTGTCACCGTCACCGCGCTCTCGCTGACCCTCCTCACCGGCGTCCGCGTCACCATCGCCCAGAGCACGGCGGCTCTGCTCACCGCCTCCGACGCCTGTCCCGCTTCCTGA
- a CDS encoding PucR family transcriptional regulator has protein sequence MALEEVARSGRRLRRGELDALRDYGDRAAEDGRGLAELVDERLAATGRVWAGQLVDASSMAALRAAVAALAEGHSRAYRERLRREEAGRREFVADLLSSRSDLGRLAEHAERFGLNLACSHVVAVADGDGYSLDDPLVRALERQLLGRFGEQEVLLAVKHGRLVCIVPAGPGEDAAVKAFAELTQGRRVVVGRSHSGPGGVVHSYEEARSALEQAEQLGLKGQLLHAADLMVLPVLLRDREALEELVRSVLGPLQTARGGAGPLLETLTAYADSRYVSAEAARRLGLSVRALAYRVERVVRLTGLDPDDALQRYTLETAVFGARLLGWLDHPAVP, from the coding sequence CTGGCGCTGGAGGAGGTGGCGCGGAGCGGGCGGCGGTTGCGGCGCGGTGAGTTGGACGCGCTGCGGGACTACGGCGACCGGGCCGCGGAGGACGGGCGGGGCCTCGCCGAGCTGGTCGACGAGCGGCTGGCCGCCACCGGCCGGGTCTGGGCGGGCCAGTTGGTGGACGCGTCGTCGATGGCGGCCCTGCGGGCGGCTGTCGCCGCGCTCGCGGAGGGGCACAGCCGGGCCTACCGGGAGCGGCTGCGGCGCGAGGAGGCGGGGCGGCGGGAGTTCGTGGCGGACCTGTTGAGCAGCCGCAGCGACCTGGGGCGGCTGGCCGAGCACGCGGAGCGGTTCGGGCTCAACCTGGCCTGCTCGCACGTCGTCGCGGTGGCCGACGGCGACGGCTACAGTCTGGACGACCCGCTGGTACGGGCGTTGGAACGGCAGTTGCTGGGCCGCTTCGGCGAGCAGGAGGTGCTGCTGGCGGTCAAGCACGGGCGGCTGGTGTGCATCGTGCCGGCCGGTCCGGGTGAGGACGCGGCGGTGAAGGCCTTCGCGGAGCTGACCCAGGGGCGCCGGGTCGTGGTGGGCCGCTCGCACAGCGGGCCCGGCGGTGTCGTGCACTCCTACGAGGAGGCCCGGTCCGCGCTGGAGCAGGCCGAGCAGCTGGGCCTGAAAGGGCAGTTGCTGCATGCGGCGGACCTGATGGTGCTGCCCGTGCTGCTGCGTGACCGCGAGGCGCTGGAGGAGCTGGTGCGCAGCGTGCTGGGGCCGTTGCAGACCGCCCGGGGCGGGGCCGGGCCGCTGCTGGAGACGCTGACCGCCTACGCGGACTCGCGCTACGTCTCGGCGGAGGCGGCGCGGCGGCTGGGGTTGAGCGTGCGGGCGCTGGCCTACCGTGTCGAGCGCGTCGTCCGGCTCACCGGGCTGGACCCGGACGACGCGCTGCAGCGCTACACCCTGGAGACGGCGGTGTTCGGCGCGAGGCTGCTGGGGTGGCTCGACCATCCGGCGGTGCCGTAG